Proteins found in one Pontibacter sp. SGAir0037 genomic segment:
- a CDS encoding ferritin-like domain-containing protein, with protein sequence MNIFKIIEDIEKVDAEVYTRLDSRRTVFKHMGSMGKKAALAAIPLALGSVFQKAYGQSSNTVVDVLNFALKLEYLERNFYTQGLNANGLIPAGPGRQAIQTIRDHEAAHVDALIATIRQLNGTPIAEPTFNFGKNFSNWNTDYATFLTLAQAFEDTGVRAYKGQADKLISNDAVLTAALQIHSVEARHAAHIRRMRENKGWIEGAAGNSNVPQSAAAVYAGEDNVAQGGINDIKTLGSGYTAAIATGAFDEPLTKEQVATIVSLFE encoded by the coding sequence ATGAACATTTTCAAGATAATAGAAGATATAGAGAAAGTAGACGCAGAAGTATATACCCGTTTAGATTCTCGCAGAACAGTATTTAAGCACATGGGCAGCATGGGCAAAAAAGCAGCACTGGCAGCTATACCGTTAGCCCTTGGATCTGTTTTTCAGAAAGCTTACGGGCAGTCGAGCAATACGGTAGTGGATGTGTTAAACTTTGCCCTGAAACTGGAGTACCTCGAGCGTAACTTCTATACCCAGGGGCTTAATGCGAACGGCCTCATACCTGCAGGCCCGGGCAGGCAGGCTATCCAGACCATCCGCGACCACGAAGCTGCCCACGTAGACGCACTTATAGCTACCATCCGCCAGTTAAACGGCACACCTATTGCCGAACCTACCTTTAACTTTGGCAAGAACTTTTCGAACTGGAATACTGATTATGCCACTTTTCTTACACTGGCACAGGCATTTGAAGATACAGGTGTCAGGGCATATAAAGGTCAGGCCGATAAGCTCATCAGTAATGATGCAGTACTTACAGCTGCCCTTCAGATACATTCGGTAGAAGCACGACATGCTGCCCATATCAGGAGAATGCGCGAAAATAAAGGATGGATAGAAGGTGCAGCAGGCAATAGCAATGTACCTCAGAGTGCTGCTGCTGTTTATGCAGGAGAAGATAATGTTGCCCAAGGTGGAATTAACGATATTAAAACGCTTGGAAGCGGGTATACGGCAGCCATTGCAACAGGTGCTTTTGATGAGCCGCTTACAAAAGAACAGGTTGCAACCATTGTTTCGTTGTTTGAATAA
- a CDS encoding ferritin-like domain-containing protein, which yields MDKLDKIPEQNESSFKGVLTAPMQRRNFFRLAGASAATAALLLATTSCNDDDAMLPIDPDTVDLGSGDTGILNYAYALEQLEAAFYTEVVARSLGLFSQTEQQIMQDLKGHETIHRDFLKAALGSDAIADLEVNFSTINFSDKNAVLATAKTFEDLGVAAYNGAGKLLNNAGFLTLAGKIVSVEARHAAVIRDLTSNGTFSDSADNMGFDPALAPDAVLQAAGPFIKTKISANNLPK from the coding sequence ATGGATAAACTTGATAAAATTCCGGAGCAAAATGAAAGCAGCTTCAAAGGTGTATTAACTGCCCCGATGCAGCGACGCAACTTCTTCCGGCTTGCAGGGGCCAGTGCTGCGACCGCAGCACTCCTGCTTGCCACCACCTCGTGCAACGACGACGATGCCATGCTACCCATCGATCCCGATACAGTAGATTTAGGTTCTGGCGACACTGGTATTCTTAATTATGCTTATGCGCTTGAACAATTAGAAGCGGCATTTTATACAGAGGTAGTTGCCCGGTCTCTGGGGCTGTTTAGCCAAACGGAGCAGCAGATCATGCAGGACCTTAAAGGCCATGAAACCATACACCGCGATTTCCTGAAAGCGGCTCTTGGAAGTGATGCCATAGCAGACCTGGAAGTAAACTTCAGCACCATCAACTTTAGCGACAAAAATGCTGTTCTGGCCACTGCCAAAACATTTGAAGACCTGGGAGTAGCTGCCTACAACGGAGCAGGCAAGCTTTTGAATAATGCTGGATTCCTCACCTTAGCAGGCAAGATTGTTTCTGTTGAAGCAAGACATGCAGCCGTTATCCGCGATCTCACATCCAACGGTACATTCTCTGATTCAGCTGACAACATGGGCTTTGACCCAGCACTGGCACCAGATGCTGTACTACAGGCTGCAGGTCCGTTTATCAAAACAAAAATTTCTGCTAACAACTTACCTAAATAA
- a CDS encoding TolC family protein gives MSPIKTITLLLIGAALLLPGSLLAQEHLTLEQAIRIGLESNYDIRIVNKEQEIAENNITLGNAGFLPSVDGRVTQDFSKNDLRNQFENNEPRIVNNSTTNARNASILLNWTVFDGGRMFINYDRLKMLERSGTLFTRATVETTLASITNAYYEVVRQARKINSIEDAITISEQRVKITEEQYNVGVSAKVEILRAQVDYNADRSELLTQLELLQNAKINLNQLLGRDPNTDFTVDDSITVSTDMQMAALSSQSAIHNSNLQRLQIERNIALQDVRLARALRLPTIGVSGSYGYNRSLQEPATFGNTVGTNESRRIGFNYGAVLSFPIFNGFEINRQVQNAEVLLQSTNLAFQQEQNRLQSDIARAYTRYTNRLELLALEESNLTLAQENADIALERYKLGLLTAIELREAQRNQLVAENRLIDIQYEAKAAETELKRISGILIQETNR, from the coding sequence ATGTCACCAATAAAAACAATAACGCTGCTCCTTATCGGAGCAGCATTACTTCTTCCAGGCAGCTTACTTGCACAAGAACACCTTACATTAGAACAGGCTATACGCATAGGCCTGGAAAGCAATTATGACATTCGCATTGTAAACAAGGAACAGGAAATTGCCGAAAACAATATCACACTTGGCAATGCAGGTTTCCTTCCTTCTGTCGACGGTCGGGTTACACAGGACTTTTCCAAAAACGACCTTCGCAACCAGTTCGAAAACAATGAACCCCGTATTGTGAACAACTCCACCACCAATGCCAGGAATGCCAGCATCTTATTAAACTGGACTGTTTTTGATGGTGGCCGTATGTTCATCAACTACGACCGCCTCAAAATGCTTGAAAGATCAGGAACCCTGTTCACAAGGGCAACTGTAGAAACTACGTTGGCTTCTATTACAAACGCATATTATGAAGTTGTACGACAGGCCCGAAAGATTAATTCTATTGAAGACGCCATAACTATTTCTGAGCAGCGCGTTAAAATAACTGAAGAACAGTATAATGTAGGCGTTAGTGCTAAGGTTGAAATACTAAGGGCGCAGGTAGATTATAACGCCGACAGATCGGAACTACTTACCCAACTGGAGCTCCTGCAAAATGCCAAAATCAATTTAAACCAGCTGCTGGGCCGTGATCCGAATACAGACTTCACAGTAGATGATTCCATTACAGTAAGCACAGACATGCAAATGGCAGCACTTAGCAGCCAGTCTGCAATTCATAACTCAAACCTGCAGCGCCTCCAGATAGAACGGAACATAGCGCTACAGGACGTACGCCTTGCAAGAGCGTTACGACTACCTACAATAGGTGTATCGGGCTCTTATGGTTATAACCGCTCCTTACAGGAACCTGCCACTTTTGGTAATACAGTAGGTACTAACGAAAGCCGAAGAATTGGTTTTAACTATGGTGCTGTACTCAGCTTCCCAATCTTTAACGGCTTTGAAATAAACAGGCAGGTACAAAATGCAGAGGTCCTACTACAATCTACTAATCTGGCATTTCAACAGGAACAAAACAGGTTGCAATCCGATATTGCAAGAGCCTATACCCGTTACACAAATAGGCTTGAGCTGCTGGCCCTGGAAGAGTCTAATTTAACACTTGCTCAGGAAAATGCCGACATTGCCTTAGAACGCTACAAATTGGGTTTACTTACAGCTATAGAGCTTCGCGAGGCACAACGAAACCAGCTTGTTGCCGAAAACCGCCTGATAGACATACAGTATGAAGCGAAGGCCGCTGAAACAGAATTGAAACGCATCAGCGGAATTCTGATACAGGAGACAAACAGGTAA
- a CDS encoding efflux RND transporter permease subunit codes for MASLSSISIRRPVLAIVMSITIIVFGLIGITFLGVREYPSVDPPIVNVSTSYAGANAETIESEITEPLEESINGIAGIRTLTSSSSEGNSNITVEFNLGVDLEAAANDVRDRVSRAQRRLPEDAEPPTIAKADADANPIIMLGIRSETRSLLDLSDIGANVFKEQLQTIPGVSEIAIWGDKRYAMRLWMDPDKLSSLRVTPLDVQNALARQNVELPSGSIEGATTELSVRTMGRISTPEEFNNLVIREDANRLIRFRDIGYAQLAPENEKTVLRYNGVPMIGVVIIPQPGSNQIEIADQFYKRLEHIKKDIPEDLDLIIGFDNSEYIKASIAEVEETIYVALGLVIIIIFLFLRDWRSTLIPVVAIPVSLVGSFFIMYVMDFSINVLTLLGIVLAIGLVVDDAIVMLENIYARIEGGEEPMKAAKKGSAEIYFAIISTTVALAAVFMPVAFLEDTTGRLFREFGIVVAGSVIISSFVSLTLTPMMSSRMLKRRERPNWFYRKTEPFFNTLTDGYRSSLESFMQVRWVAFILIVLSAGAIWWQISTLQSELTPEEDRGGLRIQATGPEGASFEFMDQYMNELSALVNDSVSGIASMTTMTRNSNSGFVRLRLVDAKDRTKTQQQIVEEVPALINQIPGARAFASGDKGLGGGRGAGQPVQFVVQSQSSAKLREIIPAFLDAARQDPTFNFVDVNLKFNKPELRVEIDREKAISMGVSVRDVAQTMQLGLSGQRFGYFVRGGKQYQILGQVARENRSEPLDLRSLYVRNSNNELIQLDNLIELTEESASPQIYRFNRFAAATFSASLAKGKTISDGVEAMDAIADKVLDETFQTSLTGQSRDFSESSNSLLFAFLLALGLIYLALAAQFESFRDPIIIMFTVPLALAGALISLWYFGQTMNIFSQIGMIMLVGLVTKNGILLVEFANQRKEEGLTKLDAAVDSAVSRFRPILMTSLSTILGTLPIALALGAGSESRVSMGISVVGGLIFATGLTLYIIPAIYSYFSSAKANIIEQDEKEAKEEKRKPEPALQH; via the coding sequence ATGGCAAGTTTATCATCCATTAGTATAAGGCGCCCTGTACTGGCTATCGTAATGAGCATTACGATTATTGTATTTGGTTTGATCGGTATCACCTTCCTGGGTGTGCGTGAATATCCAAGCGTTGACCCGCCTATTGTAAACGTATCTACCTCGTATGCAGGAGCCAATGCAGAAACAATAGAATCAGAAATTACTGAACCGCTGGAGGAATCGATCAACGGTATAGCCGGTATCAGAACCCTAACCTCCTCCAGCAGCGAAGGCAACAGCAATATAACCGTTGAGTTTAACCTGGGTGTGGACCTGGAAGCAGCGGCCAACGATGTGCGTGACCGGGTTTCAAGGGCGCAGCGCCGTTTACCGGAAGATGCCGAGCCTCCTACCATTGCCAAAGCCGATGCGGATGCCAACCCCATTATCATGCTGGGTATCAGAAGCGAAACCCGCTCCCTGCTTGACCTTTCTGATATTGGAGCCAATGTTTTTAAAGAGCAGCTTCAGACCATACCTGGCGTAAGTGAGATCGCCATCTGGGGTGATAAGCGGTATGCAATGCGCCTTTGGATGGACCCGGACAAGCTTTCTTCGCTGCGGGTAACACCACTGGATGTACAGAACGCACTTGCACGCCAGAATGTGGAGCTGCCATCAGGTAGTATAGAAGGTGCTACGACAGAGCTTTCTGTTAGAACAATGGGCCGTATTTCTACGCCAGAAGAATTCAACAACCTTGTGATCAGGGAAGATGCTAACCGCCTGATCCGTTTCCGTGACATCGGGTATGCACAACTGGCCCCTGAAAACGAAAAAACGGTGCTACGCTACAATGGTGTGCCTATGATTGGAGTGGTTATTATTCCGCAGCCGGGCTCAAACCAGATCGAAATTGCAGATCAGTTTTACAAACGCTTGGAGCACATCAAAAAAGACATTCCGGAAGATCTGGACCTGATTATTGGCTTTGATAACTCCGAATATATTAAGGCTTCCATTGCAGAAGTAGAAGAAACGATCTACGTTGCGCTTGGACTGGTAATCATTATCATCTTCCTGTTCCTCCGCGACTGGCGCTCCACCCTTATTCCGGTTGTGGCGATACCGGTGTCGCTGGTCGGTTCTTTCTTTATCATGTACGTAATGGATTTCTCTATAAACGTACTAACATTGCTGGGTATCGTACTGGCCATTGGTCTGGTAGTAGACGATGCAATTGTAATGCTGGAGAACATTTATGCCCGCATCGAAGGTGGCGAAGAACCAATGAAAGCAGCTAAAAAAGGATCTGCTGAAATATACTTTGCCATTATATCCACTACCGTTGCCCTGGCTGCCGTGTTTATGCCGGTAGCGTTTCTCGAAGACACCACCGGCCGTTTGTTCCGGGAATTCGGTATTGTGGTAGCAGGCTCTGTTATTATTTCCTCTTTTGTATCGCTTACGCTTACGCCTATGATGTCGTCGCGTATGCTCAAGCGCAGGGAAAGACCCAACTGGTTCTACCGCAAAACAGAACCTTTCTTTAACACCTTAACCGATGGCTACCGCAGTAGCCTCGAAAGCTTTATGCAGGTGCGCTGGGTAGCATTTATCCTGATCGTGCTTTCGGCCGGTGCTATCTGGTGGCAGATCTCAACGCTGCAGTCTGAACTTACGCCTGAAGAAGACAGAGGAGGATTGCGTATTCAGGCAACCGGACCGGAAGGCGCATCTTTCGAGTTTATGGATCAGTATATGAATGAACTGTCGGCGTTGGTAAACGACTCTGTAAGCGGCATTGCCAGCATGACCACCATGACCAGGAACTCCAACTCCGGGTTTGTGCGCCTGCGCCTGGTAGATGCCAAAGACCGTACTAAAACGCAACAGCAGATAGTAGAGGAAGTGCCGGCCCTTATCAACCAGATACCCGGTGCAAGAGCTTTTGCCTCTGGCGACAAAGGCCTCGGCGGTGGCCGTGGCGCCGGCCAGCCGGTACAGTTTGTGGTGCAGTCGCAGAGCAGTGCTAAGCTTCGGGAAATAATTCCAGCTTTTCTGGATGCAGCACGTCAGGACCCCACCTTTAACTTCGTAGATGTAAACCTTAAATTTAACAAGCCGGAACTACGGGTAGAGATCGATCGTGAGAAAGCCATTTCGATGGGTGTAAGCGTACGGGATGTGGCCCAGACGATGCAGCTAGGCCTGAGCGGCCAGCGTTTCGGCTACTTTGTAAGAGGCGGTAAGCAGTATCAGATCCTGGGCCAGGTTGCCAGGGAAAACCGCAGCGAACCACTTGATCTAAGAAGCCTGTATGTCAGAAACAGCAACAATGAACTGATACAGTTGGATAACCTGATCGAGCTTACCGAAGAAAGTGCTTCTCCCCAAATTTATCGCTTTAACCGATTTGCAGCAGCTACTTTCAGTGCATCACTGGCCAAAGGTAAAACCATCAGCGATGGTGTGGAAGCCATGGATGCCATTGCTGATAAAGTACTGGATGAGACGTTCCAGACTTCTTTAACCGGGCAGTCAAGAGATTTCTCAGAGAGTTCGAACAGCTTATTATTTGCTTTCCTGTTAGCCTTAGGCTTAATTTACCTGGCACTGGCAGCACAGTTCGAAAGCTTCAGAGACCCAATCATTATTATGTTTACCGTACCGCTTGCGCTGGCCGGGGCGTTAATAAGCCTTTGGTATTTTGGGCAAACAATGAATATTTTCAGCCAGATTGGTATGATTATGCTGGTTGGTCTTGTTACGAAAAACGGTATCTTGCTGGTAGAATTTGCCAATCAGCGAAAAGAAGAAGGCCTTACCAAACTTGATGCAGCTGTTGACTCTGCTGTTTCACGTTTCCGGCCAATCCTGATGACGTCTCTTTCTACGATATTAGGTACACTGCCTATTGCATTAGCCTTGGGAGCAGGTTCCGAAAGCCGTGTTTCGATGGGTATTTCCGTAGTAGGCGGGCTTATTTTTGCCACGGGCCTTACGCTTTACATTATACCGGCCATTTACTCTTATTTCTCGTCGGCTAAGGCAAATATTATTGAGCAGGACGAAAAAGAAGCAAAAGAGGAAAAAAGAAAACCAGAACCAGCACTACAACACTAA
- a CDS encoding efflux RND transporter periplasmic adaptor subunit: MNKTVKISLIVVALAALTYLIVTKAFPGNEQQQAGPANGPMAQKVAVDVYVVSPTAYQNKITSTGTVLANEEVELFSEVAGRVTGISFEEGTRVQKGKLLLTVNDLEMRAQLQKLESNQKLYRDMEERQRVLLEKEYISRQEYDQVSNQLATATADIRALKATLDKAYIRAPFDGVIGLRQVSEGSYVTANTPIARIVDISPVKIEFSVPGRYAQQVTEGQKITFTTEGASEVYEANIYAIDPNIDPATRTLRVRARYENKKEEVKPGAFVRVELSLKDVDDAILIPTESIIPEATGHKVFLAKGGKAQPKMVKIGQRSETMIQIMEGIEPGDTIISSGILQARPGSDLNIRNVRTAE, from the coding sequence ATGAACAAAACTGTTAAAATTTCCCTCATAGTGGTAGCTCTGGCTGCTCTTACCTACTTAATTGTTACCAAAGCGTTTCCCGGCAACGAACAACAACAAGCTGGTCCTGCAAATGGGCCGATGGCGCAGAAGGTAGCTGTAGATGTTTATGTGGTATCTCCTACTGCTTATCAGAATAAGATCACATCTACAGGTACTGTGCTTGCAAACGAGGAAGTGGAGCTTTTCAGTGAAGTAGCAGGCCGGGTAACGGGTATCAGTTTTGAAGAAGGAACCCGCGTACAGAAAGGCAAGCTTCTTTTAACAGTAAATGACCTGGAGATGCGGGCACAGCTCCAGAAGCTGGAATCGAACCAGAAGCTGTACCGCGATATGGAGGAAAGACAGCGCGTGCTGCTCGAAAAAGAATATATCAGCAGACAAGAGTATGACCAGGTAAGCAACCAGCTGGCTACAGCAACAGCCGACATCCGGGCGTTGAAAGCCACCTTAGACAAAGCCTATATACGCGCTCCGTTTGATGGCGTAATTGGCTTGCGCCAGGTAAGTGAAGGCAGCTACGTTACAGCTAATACACCTATTGCCCGCATTGTTGACATCAGCCCTGTAAAAATCGAATTTTCTGTTCCGGGCCGTTATGCACAGCAGGTAACAGAGGGCCAGAAGATAACCTTTACAACAGAAGGCGCATCGGAAGTTTACGAAGCTAATATATATGCCATAGATCCTAATATAGATCCGGCTACCCGTACTTTACGGGTACGGGCGCGCTACGAAAACAAGAAAGAAGAAGTAAAACCAGGTGCCTTTGTACGGGTTGAGCTCTCTTTAAAAGATGTGGACGATGCTATCCTGATTCCAACAGAATCGATTATACCGGAGGCTACAGGTCATAAAGTATTTTTAGCAAAAGGCGGCAAAGCTCAGCCTAAAATGGTAAAAATCGGGCAACGTTCCGAAACCATGATCCAGATTATGGAAGGTATTGAGCCTGGCGATACGATCATTAGCTCTGGAATTCTGCAGGCACGCCCCGGCTCCGACCTGAATATACGCAACGTGAGAACAGCAGAGTAA
- a CDS encoding MGMT family protein, with product MSENKKNFFEDVYEVVKLIPKGRVTSYGAIASYLGSKGSARMVGWALIASHSFTKIPAHRVVNRNGMLTGKQHFDAPNAMQERLEQEGVQVENEKVVDFERLFWDPAKELL from the coding sequence ATGAGCGAAAATAAGAAGAACTTTTTTGAAGATGTATATGAGGTGGTAAAGCTGATTCCGAAGGGCCGGGTAACCTCTTACGGAGCTATAGCGAGCTATCTTGGCTCGAAGGGATCGGCCAGAATGGTGGGTTGGGCTCTGATTGCTTCGCACTCCTTTACAAAGATTCCGGCGCATCGTGTGGTAAACCGCAACGGAATGCTTACCGGCAAGCAGCACTTCGATGCACCCAACGCCATGCAGGAGCGCCTAGAGCAGGAGGGGGTACAGGTAGAAAATGAAAAGGTGGTAGATTTTGAACGCCTGTTCTGGGATCCGGCCAAAGAGCTGCTGTAG
- a CDS encoding DUF1579 family protein: MKKTILFLLAAVLLVWAAPLAQAQSRKSLSADEANQLLQKITGAWNVELSTWSPKHRLMLKTKGDAKFNTPYLGSYVHEQFSYGMPDGNTLEGECFISYSTKQKRFEIAQVDNAGKNIILMTGEWFPEYRSIVFKPVEGLNHQAYHTEPGMQFRYIFLEDGSFSKMIHKRNADGAYTLASLYHYESATAAKK, translated from the coding sequence ATGAAAAAAACAATTCTTTTCCTGCTGGCAGCGGTGCTGCTGGTATGGGCAGCTCCTCTGGCTCAGGCGCAATCAAGAAAAAGCCTCTCTGCTGACGAAGCCAACCAGCTTCTCCAAAAAATTACAGGTGCCTGGAATGTTGAGCTTTCTACCTGGAGCCCTAAGCACAGGCTAATGCTTAAAACAAAAGGCGATGCTAAATTTAATACGCCTTACCTGGGCAGTTATGTGCATGAGCAATTCAGCTACGGCATGCCGGATGGCAATACATTAGAAGGCGAATGCTTTATCAGCTACTCTACAAAACAGAAAAGATTTGAAATTGCCCAGGTAGATAATGCAGGAAAGAACATCATTTTAATGACAGGTGAATGGTTTCCGGAGTATAGAAGCATTGTTTTCAAACCTGTGGAAGGCTTAAATCATCAGGCCTACCATACAGAACCGGGCATGCAGTTCCGCTATATTTTCCTGGAAGACGGCTCCTTCTCTAAAATGATTCACAAAAGAAATGCCGATGGTGCCTATACACTGGCATCTTTATATCACTACGAATCAGCTACTGCGGCCAAGAAATAA
- a CDS encoding sensor histidine kinase, protein MEIKLSSVRVLEARDLALPQVKGLSQNRLLQHLLFWFVYVSFFGLLYGSYIDDYYNAFMVELVELPFKMALVYFNMYYLMPVYLLRKKHLEFFVYLLLLMGAIGALMQYVLMPLLIHPLICPTTCTEDNMSLYRFVRNIVNINYVVAITAVIYLLKNWYRHQQASQNLAKGKLEAELQFLKGQIHPHFLFNTLNSLYSLTLKKSDTAPEVVLKLSGLMDYMLYDAAAAKVALEKELNYIQNYLSLERIRYADRVDISYTETGRMAGLKIAPMLLLPFIENAFKHGVSTETANAWIRIDLKVQDGELVLLVENSKYENAVKQQKQDIASGIGLKNVRRRLDLLYEGQYSLEVEDEPESYAVRLELTLENE, encoded by the coding sequence ATGGAGATAAAGCTGAGTTCGGTAAGGGTGTTGGAAGCCAGAGATTTGGCCTTGCCACAGGTAAAAGGACTGTCGCAAAACAGGCTGTTGCAGCACTTGCTGTTCTGGTTTGTGTATGTGTCGTTTTTCGGGCTTTTGTATGGCAGCTATATAGACGACTACTACAATGCCTTTATGGTGGAGTTGGTGGAACTGCCGTTTAAAATGGCGCTGGTATACTTTAATATGTACTACCTGATGCCGGTTTACCTGCTCCGCAAAAAGCACCTCGAGTTCTTTGTATACCTGCTTTTGCTCATGGGAGCTATTGGGGCTCTCATGCAGTATGTGCTCATGCCCCTGCTTATCCACCCGCTGATCTGCCCCACCACCTGTACAGAAGATAATATGTCGCTCTATCGGTTTGTGCGGAATATTGTGAATATTAACTATGTGGTGGCCATTACAGCTGTTATCTACCTGCTCAAGAACTGGTATCGCCACCAGCAGGCTTCCCAAAACCTGGCAAAAGGAAAGCTGGAAGCAGAACTGCAGTTCCTCAAAGGCCAGATACACCCGCACTTCCTGTTTAATACCCTGAACAGCCTTTACTCTCTCACCTTAAAGAAATCGGATACTGCACCGGAGGTAGTGCTAAAGCTTTCGGGCCTGATGGACTATATGCTCTATGATGCAGCCGCGGCGAAAGTAGCGCTGGAAAAGGAGCTGAACTATATACAAAACTATCTTTCGCTCGAACGGATCCGTTATGCGGATAGGGTGGATATAAGTTATACAGAAACAGGCCGTATGGCGGGTTTGAAAATAGCCCCGATGCTGTTGCTGCCTTTTATTGAGAATGCCTTTAAACATGGTGTAAGCACTGAAACAGCCAATGCCTGGATCAGAATTGATCTGAAGGTGCAGGACGGGGAACTGGTGCTTCTGGTAGAAAACAGTAAGTATGAAAATGCTGTAAAGCAGCAAAAGCAGGATATTGCTTCCGGTATCGGTTTAAAAAATGTAAGGCGACGCCTGGACCTGCTTTACGAAGGGCAGTATAGTTTAGAAGTGGAAGACGAGCCGGAAAGCTATGCGGTTCGATTGGAATTAACGTTAGAAAATGAATAG
- a CDS encoding LytTR family DNA-binding domain-containing protein — MKIRCLIIDDEPLALDVLETFILRLDNLELVGRCSNAIEAYNFLQNQQVDLLFLDIQMPKMTGIEFLKSLSYTPKVIFTTAYRDYAVEGYELNAVDYLLKPIAFDRFLKAINKVTEQAQPVASLAAVAGVSTEAGLSGSDAFIYLKADKKMVKVKLADILYIESLKDYIRVKTETKEIISYQKISFLEERLPADKFLRIHRSFIVSIEKIQAFSASVVEVGKSEIPIGRFYKNEVLQVLNQNNLLEA, encoded by the coding sequence ATGAAAATTCGTTGCCTGATTATAGATGATGAGCCCCTGGCGCTGGATGTGCTGGAAACATTTATTCTGCGCCTGGATAATTTAGAACTGGTGGGCCGATGCAGCAATGCCATCGAAGCCTATAATTTTTTGCAGAACCAGCAGGTAGATTTACTTTTCCTGGATATTCAGATGCCTAAAATGACGGGCATCGAATTTCTGAAATCATTGTCTTACACTCCTAAAGTTATTTTTACTACCGCCTACCGCGATTATGCCGTAGAAGGCTATGAGCTAAATGCCGTTGATTACCTGCTTAAACCAATTGCTTTCGATCGTTTTCTGAAAGCAATAAATAAAGTAACAGAACAGGCGCAGCCTGTTGCCAGTCTTGCAGCCGTTGCAGGTGTCAGTACTGAGGCCGGCTTAAGTGGCAGCGATGCGTTCATTTATCTAAAAGCAGATAAGAAAATGGTGAAAGTAAAGCTGGCAGATATCCTTTATATTGAAAGCCTGAAAGACTATATCAGGGTGAAGACAGAAACAAAAGAAATCATTTCTTACCAGAAAATCAGCTTTCTGGAAGAACGATTACCTGCCGATAAATTCCTGCGCATTCACCGCTCTTTTATTGTGTCTATCGAGAAGATACAAGCCTTTTCGGCCTCCGTGGTAGAGGTTGGCAAAAGCGAAATACCTATTGGCCGCTTCTATAAAAATGAGGTGCTGCAGGTACTGAACCAAAATAACCTGCTGGAAGCTTAG
- a CDS encoding ferritin: MKDLLRLRTSLTEEIEKILNDQIKMEADASAMYLAMSSWCDRNGFDFSAGYFKKQSDEEREHMLRLFKFVSDMGGRAVSPDVTGVQVEFDTFRSVFEQALQQEIAVTQSFNRIADTCMKAKDYVTFSFLQWFLKEQIEEEYVARRALELFEIIGEEGTGQYEIDKRVPKIKYEDTYED; this comes from the coding sequence ATGAAAGATTTATTAAGACTTAGAACCTCCCTTACAGAGGAAATAGAGAAAATATTAAACGACCAGATCAAGATGGAAGCGGATGCTTCTGCAATGTACTTGGCCATGTCGAGCTGGTGCGATCGTAACGGATTCGATTTTAGCGCCGGCTACTTTAAAAAGCAGTCGGACGAAGAGCGGGAACACATGCTGCGCCTGTTTAAGTTTGTTTCAGATATGGGCGGACGCGCGGTGTCGCCAGATGTTACTGGTGTGCAGGTTGAGTTTGATACTTTCAGAAGCGTGTTTGAGCAGGCTCTACAGCAGGAGATAGCTGTTACGCAGTCTTTCAACAGAATAGCTGATACGTGCATGAAAGCAAAAGATTATGTTACATTCTCGTTCCTGCAGTGGTTCCTGAAAGAGCAGATCGAAGAAGAGTATGTAGCACGTCGTGCCCTGGAGTTATTCGAAATAATCGGTGAAGAAGGTACAGGGCAGTATGAGATTGATAAGCGTGTACCCAAAATCAAATACGAAGATACGTACGAAGATTAA
- a CDS encoding (2Fe-2S) ferredoxin domain-containing protein, whose amino-acid sequence MSKAFKTPEKVIYVCTGSKCKKKGGKDIGKALRSMIKDMGLKDQVEIIKTECTDRCDYAPVMSFQPDNVWLKQTTEFEAKQAFQNHILNKPNP is encoded by the coding sequence ATGAGCAAAGCTTTTAAGACACCCGAGAAGGTAATATATGTGTGCACCGGCAGCAAATGCAAAAAGAAAGGCGGGAAAGACATTGGCAAAGCGCTTCGATCGATGATTAAAGACATGGGATTAAAAGACCAGGTAGAAATTATAAAAACCGAATGCACCGACCGCTGCGATTATGCCCCTGTTATGAGTTTTCAGCCTGACAATGTATGGCTGAAACAGACGACAGAGTTCGAGGCCAAACAGGCGTTCCAGAACCATATTTTAAACAAACCTAACCCATAA